Part of the Fimbriimonadia bacterium genome is shown below.
ACACGCCTGCCAAGTCGATGGGAGAAAGTAGTATCCGCATGATCTCCTCGGCATCGCCTCTGCTCGGCTTCAGCCACTCAGCACGCGGGTCCAGCTCGCCAGGGTCTTCGTAGAACACATAGGACGCCTCGTACCTGACCCTGCCATTGTACAATTCTGCCATGCGGCTCAGGGCCGTTTCGGAGTAATGGGCCCTTGACATCGCGATACAACCCAAAGACGGGCCAGTGGACAACCGATCCCGCATCTCCCGTGGGCCAGGAACGTAGTACTCCTGGGCTATGCCTCCATACAGGAAGTCCGTTGAAGAACAGACTGTGTGAAGCAGGTGCAACATGTACCTGGAAACAGAGAGCGCACGAGCCACGGCGTCCCGGTCCTGAGGAAACGAGGATGCAATGTGGTGGTTCTCCGCAGAGACCCAGAATCGCACGAGGTCCGGATCGGGATACAGGTCCGGGCTCAGCGTCCCCGCAGATTCTAAGGCACCCCTCACGGTGCCTGCACCGGGGATGGGCCCCCGGCACCAGTACAGCGATGTCTCCCATTCCTCTCGCGGCACCGGTGGTGGAGGCTCAAGCGGAGGCTCTCTCCATCCGTGCTGGAGAAGTACCTCCTCCATACATGAGAGCAGCCGCTTCTCAGCACCCTCTTGATAGATGCTGAGGTAAAGAAAAGGACCTTGGATGAACCCAGGTAACCACGGCGGGCCCGGCTCATAGGCCTCGATAGGCTCGTGCTCCTTCGCTGACTTCCCGTTCATGTGGTCGGTTCCCAAGTGTGCCCCCGTTCATCTCTTGGCCGCGGTCTTGGCGGCCTTGATGAGCTCCATGAAGTTGTGGCATTGCTTGCTTCCTTCACGCACGAATACGGCAGACTGCAACAGACCGGTCTCGCGATGGTACCACGCGACGAGCCACCATCCATGGTTCTCGCCGGTCATGCGCATCATATGACCTACCACCGGCGTGTTTCCCTGCAGCGTGTCGAAGAACTGCATGCCCTGCAGGGTCGCCTTCTCTAGCTGTTCCCTGAACCAGGCCTTGTCCACCTCGGTGGGTGCTCGGCGGAGGAGTTCCTTGAGGTGCTTGGTGGCGTGTTGGAACCCCTTCTCCTCGATCACACGAATGATCTTTGGAAGCAGAACAACTCTGCCACCCCCGACCCTCGGCATCAGTTTGAGCGCCTTCACTACGAACTTGCTTCCCTTGCCGATCGTACCAATCACGACCCAACTGCCCCCAGTAAGTACGCATGCAGCAAGCTGCTCTTGAACTAGCTCCAGAGCGATGACCCCAATGTGAGCGCCGAGATTGACAGTGGCCATCGCCTGCCCATACGGGTAGCGGAAGCGTCCCTCTTGGAGAGGCGGAAAGTCATCATCCTGTAGGCCGTTCGGGTCGTTGAGCAGGACTGGCGAATTCAGGACGTAGCAGTAAA
Proteins encoded:
- a CDS encoding RHS repeat-associated core domain-containing protein, coding for TLYLLTGQQTTNTATVTHVGARHYSPSLRRWLQRDPVDINAGNPNLYCYVLNSPVLLNDPNGLQDDDFPPLQEGRFRYPYGQAMATVNLGAHIGVIALELVQEQLAACVLTGGSWVVIGTIGKGSKFVVKALKLMPRVGGGRVVLLPKIIRVIEEKGFQHATKHLKELLRRAPTEVDKAWFREQLEKATLQGMQFFDTLQGNTPVVGHMMRMTGENHGWWLVAWYHRETGLLQSAVFVREGSKQCHNFMELIKAAKTAAKR